The Bacteroidota bacterium genome includes a window with the following:
- a CDS encoding DNA alkylation repair protein: MKAKSTFSLKDQLFNPEKVAYLAGLVKKAYPDFESDAFQKSVVDAFPELELKARISHITTCLHEYLPDDYETALDIILRALPPALDPTKTDDDFGDFIFSPHSLFVATYGCSATYLQTSLLALREMTKRFSVEYSIRFFINAFPDETMAFLHEGATDKNYHVRRLSSEGTRPKLPWAQGLKTAYTLPMPLLELLYADSTRYVTRSVANHLNDISKLDPELVIATLKKWRKSKRQEAKEMAYITKHSLRTLIKQGHPEALDLIGFGGKPDITVTTFQTSTPVVKVGEAFLFDLSFESNKKQNLVVDYQMTFATTGKKAGTKVFKIKTLELSKGEVVNLNKKHPMRLMTTRRLYAGEHSITLQVNGENHGSLTFELVE, encoded by the coding sequence GTGAAAGCTAAATCTACCTTCTCTCTCAAAGACCAGCTGTTCAACCCTGAAAAAGTCGCCTACCTGGCCGGCCTCGTAAAAAAGGCATACCCGGACTTCGAGTCAGACGCCTTTCAGAAATCCGTTGTTGATGCCTTTCCGGAACTGGAGCTCAAAGCGCGTATCTCCCACATCACAACCTGCCTGCACGAATACTTGCCCGATGATTATGAAACGGCGCTCGACATCATCTTGCGGGCCCTCCCCCCTGCGCTCGATCCAACCAAAACAGACGATGACTTTGGCGATTTTATCTTTTCGCCCCATAGCCTGTTTGTAGCAACCTATGGCTGTTCTGCAACATACCTCCAGACTTCGCTACTCGCGCTTCGGGAAATGACAAAACGGTTTTCAGTGGAATATTCCATTCGCTTTTTCATCAACGCCTTTCCCGACGAAACGATGGCCTTCCTTCATGAGGGGGCAACGGACAAAAACTACCACGTGCGCCGGCTCAGCAGCGAAGGCACACGTCCCAAACTGCCATGGGCACAGGGCTTAAAGACAGCATATACCCTCCCCATGCCACTACTCGAACTGCTCTACGCAGATTCCACCCGTTACGTTACCCGATCTGTTGCCAACCACCTCAATGATATCAGTAAACTGGATCCGGAACTGGTCATTGCTACGCTCAAAAAATGGCGCAAGAGCAAGCGCCAGGAAGCGAAAGAAATGGCCTACATTACCAAACACTCCTTACGCACATTGATCAAACAGGGCCATCCGGAAGCGCTGGATCTGATTGGTTTTGGGGGCAAGCCAGACATTACCGTCACAACCTTTCAGACCTCAACCCCTGTTGTCAAGGTTGGGGAAGCTTTTCTGTTCGACCTGTCTTTTGAATCGAACAAGAAGCAAAACCTTGTTGTAGATTACCAAATGACTTTTGCCACGACAGGCAAAAAAGCCGGCACAAAAGTATTCAAAATCAAAACATTAGAACTTTCGAAGGGCGAAGTGGTCAACCTAAACAAGAAACACCCCATGCGGTTGATGACAACGCGACGCCTCTATGCTGGTGAACACAGCATCACCTTACAAGTCAATGGGGAAAATCATGGATCACTGACATTCGAACTGGTTGAATAA
- a CDS encoding endonuclease/exonuclease/phosphatase family protein yields MYVWTSLLFGLLVSSCNAQPITAPTEQKGALQLVTMTYNIRHGEGADGVVNLQRIANVILAAQPDLVAIQEVDQGVARTERVDQAAILADLTGMHMRFGFADVYQGGDFGNVILSRVPIDTLQLYPLPGPPGETRVLMATKVRFPLKDEEIPVTFMSTHLETIEAPRKEAAQRIAELMPEMPEELFVLGGDLNATPNAATLDTLASKFVIPTLKSHVFTHPANNPARQIDHILYAGPNTWTIDDVYTLNAPISSDHLPLVTVFTYTPQSTP; encoded by the coding sequence ATGTATGTATGGACCAGCCTGCTGTTTGGATTGCTTGTTTCTTCCTGCAATGCACAGCCAATAACTGCCCCAACAGAACAGAAGGGTGCGTTGCAGCTGGTTACCATGACCTACAACATCCGCCATGGAGAAGGTGCAGACGGTGTGGTCAACCTGCAACGCATTGCCAACGTCATCCTTGCAGCGCAACCCGACCTCGTTGCCATTCAGGAAGTAGACCAGGGCGTTGCAAGAACCGAGCGTGTGGATCAAGCCGCGATACTTGCAGACCTAACCGGGATGCACATGCGGTTTGGCTTTGCAGATGTATATCAGGGCGGAGACTTTGGCAACGTGATCTTGTCGCGTGTCCCTATCGATACTCTTCAACTCTATCCCCTTCCTGGCCCACCTGGTGAAACGCGGGTCCTCATGGCTACGAAGGTGCGTTTTCCGCTCAAAGATGAAGAAATACCGGTGACGTTTATGTCGACGCATCTCGAAACGATTGAGGCGCCTCGCAAGGAAGCTGCACAAAGAATTGCCGAACTTATGCCAGAAATGCCTGAAGAGCTTTTTGTGCTGGGAGGCGACTTAAACGCAACGCCCAACGCTGCTACTCTGGATACCCTTGCGAGTAAATTTGTTATTCCTACGCTGAAGTCACACGTATTTACCCATCCCGCAAACAATCCTGCCCGGCAAATTGATCATATCCTGTACGCCGGCCCTAATACCTGGACAATCGACGACGTCTATACCCTAAACGCGCCCATCAGCTCAGATCACCTGCCCCTGGTAACGGTGTTTACCTATACGCCGCAATCTACCCCTTAA